The bacterium genome has a segment encoding these proteins:
- a CDS encoding cupredoxin domain-containing protein — protein sequence MNKYITLGIVLVVLIGAGVAFRFFSGDERKPLDTGIVREFTLTAKKDEWKFEPDDITVNQGDKVMLKIVNEDSYDHGIAIDAFGVSERIPALSTINIQFVATQPGEFPFYCSVPCGDGEVNGHARGHIDQVGKLHIKSLMETR from the coding sequence ATGAATAAATACATTACATTAGGAATAGTGCTCGTCGTGCTCATTGGCGCTGGTGTCGCATTTCGTTTTTTTTCAGGAGACGAACGGAAACCCCTTGATACGGGGATTGTCCGCGAATTTACTCTGACCGCAAAGAAAGACGAATGGAAATTTGAACCCGACGATATAACCGTCAATCAGGGCGACAAAGTTATGTTGAAGATAGTAAACGAAGATAGTTATGACCACGGCATTGCTATCGACGCGTTTGGCGTTTCAGAAAGAATTCCGGCACTTTCAACCATCAACATTCAATTTGTGGCGACACAACCGGGCGAATTTCCATTTTATTGCTCTGTCCCATGTGGTGATGGGGAGGTAAATGGGCATGCCCGTGGCCACATAGATCAGGTGGGCAAGCTTCATATAAAATCTCTTATGGAAACACGGTAA
- a CDS encoding heavy metal-associated domain-containing protein produces the protein MEKITLDIGGMHCGACATGIQMLVSGMDGVKSIFVDYDKKKGEVEFDSAKVTKDAIIKSIAELGYTAT, from the coding sequence ATGGAAAAAATAACACTTGATATAGGAGGAATGCACTGCGGGGCATGCGCGACTGGCATACAAATGCTTGTATCCGGGATGGATGGCGTTAAATCTATCTTTGTCGATTACGATAAAAAGAAAGGAGAGGTAGAGTTTGACTCGGCAAAAGTGACTAAAGATGCTATTATTAAGTCGATTGCGGAACTTGGATATACGGCGACGTAA
- a CDS encoding cytochrome c biogenesis protein CcdA produces MESKVSKKIVIFLAIVLFAVIALGLFWLFSYKGTVVAGDPNNLGLFWWIFSFAAGLSMIVLPCTLPLAFVIVPLSMGRGIVKGLGMALSFGLGIAITLSLYGVAAALFGKAAIGALGSDAAETIKNWVYFIAGMFALVFALSEIGLMKFRMPTYTGAAPAFIQKKQDYLKALLLGLFLGNVGIGCPHPATPLILVEIASSGDVLYGWMLFLVHAIGRVLPLIFLALLGIMGVNGLSWIIARKDKVERITGWAMVFVAGFILTLGLFSHDWWVNSGIHTGLEKLTQEESLLNIVKQNIGSAVTHDHGMEVGTGLFGLPLWLGNWFLVFLWVFPIWWWWFREKNRVSMIPEANQVKEKDAEHGLLMSREKFFTTLTIVLALIFIYILPHNFLKHEALEGGHMGVTIDENMPHGHDSTGNSVLDANDTSHVMGEEDNTQTADQKTPVILDESMPHGHDDVGNSIDSNATAGGHVMTDGDMMMGNDHIMSASAQLREEGEIIEGLVVNSIAPKNPGVGVPVKLQFFVNEKLSGKPVDDLEISHEKYIHVIGMRDDLTQFFHLHPKKTKAGTWEVLYTFTEGGTYKIWSDIKQGGTAYTFGHTKLSVFGKDGSVVSSTKQSVDFLSNTMVGDYQVAFSHGAPLVKGREETIRLAVKNLYGNGVELESYLGAPMHLVLVKDDLSEYVHTHPGAAASPGSEITPDNTGHDDSDGHHGMIDGEESQLSEVIIKTARAHGGVEEPHLESSELPFSVTFPTEGVYKLFAQFRPKDANLAPDEAIRAEFYVKVAKEVNKPVVPSTNKVDPQARWWTLFISSIILMSLLSYGVHRFLQVK; encoded by the coding sequence ATGGAATCAAAAGTTTCTAAGAAGATTGTTATTTTTCTCGCTATTGTATTGTTCGCAGTTATCGCACTAGGTCTATTTTGGCTTTTTTCGTATAAGGGAACCGTTGTGGCAGGAGATCCGAATAACCTCGGACTATTCTGGTGGATCTTCAGTTTTGCGGCCGGGCTTTCCATGATTGTGTTGCCGTGCACCTTGCCGCTCGCGTTTGTCATTGTGCCGCTCTCTATGGGACGTGGAATTGTGAAAGGTCTTGGTATGGCGCTTTCATTCGGGCTTGGTATAGCGATTACCCTAAGTCTTTACGGAGTTGCCGCCGCGCTTTTTGGAAAGGCTGCCATCGGTGCGCTCGGCTCTGATGCCGCCGAAACTATTAAAAACTGGGTGTACTTTATTGCCGGAATGTTCGCGCTTGTCTTTGCATTGAGCGAAATCGGCCTTATGAAATTCCGAATGCCGACCTATACTGGCGCAGCTCCGGCGTTCATTCAAAAGAAACAAGATTATCTCAAGGCGCTTCTTCTCGGACTTTTCTTGGGTAATGTCGGCATCGGATGTCCACATCCCGCAACGCCACTTATCTTGGTTGAGATCGCTTCAAGTGGAGACGTTCTCTACGGATGGATGCTTTTCCTTGTTCATGCGATTGGGCGAGTATTACCCCTTATTTTCCTTGCACTTCTTGGTATTATGGGAGTCAACGGGCTTTCATGGATTATTGCGCGAAAGGATAAAGTTGAACGAATTACTGGCTGGGCGATGGTTTTTGTCGCTGGATTTATCCTCACTCTCGGACTTTTCAGTCACGATTGGTGGGTGAACTCCGGGATTCATACAGGGCTTGAAAAGCTAACCCAAGAAGAATCACTTCTTAATATCGTTAAGCAAAATATTGGCAGTGCGGTAACTCATGACCATGGCATGGAAGTGGGGACAGGACTTTTTGGTCTCCCGCTCTGGCTCGGCAATTGGTTCTTGGTGTTTTTGTGGGTATTCCCTATTTGGTGGTGGTGGTTTAGGGAAAAGAATCGTGTCAGTATGATTCCCGAGGCGAATCAAGTCAAGGAAAAAGATGCGGAGCACGGTCTTTTAATGTCCCGTGAAAAATTCTTCACCACCCTCACCATAGTGTTGGCACTTATTTTTATCTACATACTTCCGCATAATTTTCTTAAACACGAAGCGCTTGAAGGCGGACATATGGGGGTCACGATTGACGAGAATATGCCTCACGGACACGATTCGACAGGAAACTCAGTTCTCGACGCCAATGATACTTCGCATGTAATGGGAGAAGAAGACAATACTCAAACTGCCGACCAAAAAACTCCCGTTATTCTTGATGAAAGCATGCCTCACGGGCACGATGATGTCGGAAATTCCATAGACTCAAATGCAACAGCGGGCGGTCACGTGATGACCGATGGGGATATGATGATGGGAAACGACCATATAATGTCCGCGAGCGCGCAATTACGTGAAGAAGGAGAAATTATCGAAGGTCTTGTGGTTAATAGTATCGCTCCAAAGAATCCGGGTGTGGGAGTGCCGGTGAAATTGCAATTTTTTGTGAATGAAAAACTGTCCGGAAAGCCGGTTGACGATCTTGAAATATCGCACGAGAAATATATTCATGTCATCGGTATGCGAGACGATCTTACGCAATTCTTCCATCTTCATCCGAAGAAAACAAAAGCGGGAACGTGGGAGGTTCTCTATACATTCACCGAGGGGGGAACATATAAAATTTGGTCTGATATAAAACAGGGCGGTACTGCTTATACATTCGGTCACACGAAACTTTCGGTGTTTGGAAAGGATGGAAGTGTCGTATCCTCCACAAAGCAGTCTGTTGATTTTCTCTCGAATACGATGGTAGGCGATTATCAAGTTGCGTTTAGTCATGGCGCGCCGCTCGTGAAGGGTAGAGAAGAAACGATTCGTCTTGCGGTAAAAAATCTCTATGGCAATGGCGTGGAGCTTGAAAGTTATCTCGGGGCACCTATGCATCTTGTGCTCGTTAAAGATGATTTAAGTGAGTATGTTCATACTCATCCGGGCGCTGCAGCCAGTCCGGGTAGTGAAATTACTCCGGACAATACCGGACACGATGATTCAGACGGTCATCACGGGATGATCGATGGAGAAGAATCCCAGTTGTCGGAAGTAATTATAAAAACAGCTCGTGCGCATGGTGGAGTGGAAGAACCCCACCTAGAATCATCGGAACTCCCGTTCAGTGTTACCTTTCCCACGGAAGGCGTGTATAAACTTTTTGCGCAGTTCAGACCCAAAGATGCAAACCTTGCGCCCGATGAAGCAATCCGCGCTGAATTTTATGTGAAGGTCGCAAAAGAGGTCAATAAACCAGTCGTGCCATCGACAAACAAGGTTGATCCGCAGGCACGATGGTGGACACTTTTTATTAGCTCGATCATTCTTATGTCACTTTTGAGTTATGGGGTGCATCGATTTTTGCAGGTTAAATGA
- a CDS encoding heavy metal translocating P-type ATPase yields MAKLVLKVKGMHCASCSILIDKLVGKQPGVTSVKTNYGSAKTAIEFDESKISLETIDAFVNKLGYDVIRPDEESATIEEEEQKEAKQIKQARNRVIAAFILAAPIVVYYMAVHMFNLQHVHQLWGIDLNYFYWILSTPIQFVICWSFYRNAFTAIRVGSANMDVLVVLGTSAAYFYSMIGFLWFNISHPFWESSAALLVFILLGRYIEVLARGRASNAIKELLKLEAKEAHVVRDGKEMTVPINEIKEGDIVVVRPGEKIPVDGIIVEGRTHIDEKVVTGESFPVGKGVGEEVIGATINQEGLIRFKATKVGKNTLLSQIVRMVEEAQASRAPIQDLVDKISEYFVPAVVVLSILVFVGWYFIAELPFRAALMTTIAVLVISCPCAMGLATPTALVVGIGRAAKYGIILKGGEALEKAYKVTAIVFDKTGTLTIGKPVVTNFLMLPLAQVDEGEAVFLAASVEQGSEHPLARAVIEKGKAQGELVSPKDFKAISGYGVYGMVFDKGSDKKVEIGNPAYMKNLGIDIALYQDKVDTLQGEAKTVVFMAVDGIPTAMIAMADTLKPFAKEAIAELKKMGKEIVMITGDNKKTAEAIGREVGIDRVMAEVLPQDKAKMVKQLQAEGKTVAMVGDGINDSPALAQADVGIAIGSGTDVAIETGEIVLVKDDLRDVVTAIQLSGKTIKKVWQNLFWAFFYNVIAIPVAGGIHLLITKTAFVGGVPAAWVIVMSENLGRFGTYFLSLSQATLRPEIAGFAMAFSSVSVVLNSLLLKRYVPPIEKGVK; encoded by the coding sequence ATGGCAAAACTAGTACTCAAAGTAAAAGGAATGCATTGCGCATCGTGTTCGATTCTCATCGACAAGTTGGTTGGCAAGCAGCCGGGTGTCACGAGCGTAAAAACAAATTATGGCTCGGCAAAAACAGCGATTGAGTTTGATGAATCAAAAATTTCTCTCGAAACAATTGACGCGTTTGTCAATAAGCTCGGATATGATGTGATTCGTCCCGATGAAGAGAGCGCAACGATCGAAGAAGAAGAACAAAAAGAAGCAAAACAGATCAAACAGGCGCGAAACCGCGTGATCGCGGCATTTATTTTGGCCGCTCCCATTGTTGTGTATTACATGGCGGTTCATATGTTCAATCTCCAGCACGTGCATCAGCTCTGGGGGATCGATCTCAATTACTTCTACTGGATACTTTCAACGCCCATTCAATTTGTTATTTGCTGGTCATTTTATAGGAATGCATTCACGGCGATTCGTGTCGGATCGGCAAATATGGATGTGCTCGTAGTCCTCGGAACTTCCGCCGCATATTTTTATAGTATGATCGGATTCCTTTGGTTTAATATAAGCCATCCATTTTGGGAAAGCTCTGCTGCGCTTCTCGTGTTTATTCTTCTCGGCAGATACATTGAAGTGCTCGCGCGCGGGAGAGCGTCAAACGCTATCAAAGAACTTCTTAAGCTTGAAGCAAAAGAAGCTCATGTGGTGCGCGATGGAAAGGAAATGACGGTTCCCATCAATGAAATTAAAGAGGGAGATATTGTTGTGGTGCGTCCGGGAGAGAAAATCCCCGTGGACGGCATTATTGTTGAAGGGAGGACTCATATTGATGAAAAGGTAGTAACAGGAGAATCATTTCCGGTTGGCAAGGGTGTCGGAGAAGAAGTAATCGGCGCCACCATAAACCAAGAAGGACTTATTAGGTTCAAAGCGACCAAAGTCGGGAAAAACACGCTTTTATCTCAAATTGTCAGAATGGTTGAAGAAGCACAGGCATCTCGCGCCCCCATTCAGGATCTTGTGGATAAAATCAGCGAATACTTCGTGCCTGCCGTGGTGGTTCTTTCGATATTGGTTTTTGTCGGCTGGTATTTCATTGCGGAGCTGCCGTTTAGGGCGGCGCTCATGACGACGATTGCAGTGCTCGTGATCTCGTGCCCGTGCGCCATGGGTCTTGCGACACCGACAGCGCTCGTGGTGGGAATCGGACGTGCGGCAAAATATGGAATTATTTTGAAGGGCGGCGAAGCGCTTGAAAAAGCATACAAGGTTACGGCGATTGTGTTTGATAAAACGGGAACACTTACAATAGGAAAGCCAGTGGTAACAAATTTTCTCATGCTTCCATTAGCCCAAGTTGATGAGGGGGAAGCAGTATTCCTCGCGGCGTCCGTAGAACAAGGATCCGAACATCCTCTTGCCCGCGCAGTCATTGAGAAAGGAAAAGCGCAAGGGGAACTCGTATCGCCGAAAGATTTTAAAGCTATTTCTGGATACGGCGTGTATGGGATGGTTTTTGATAAGGGAAGCGATAAGAAAGTTGAAATTGGAAATCCTGCGTATATGAAAAACCTCGGTATTGATATTGCTTTATACCAAGATAAGGTTGATACATTGCAGGGCGAAGCAAAAACAGTTGTGTTTATGGCAGTCGATGGAATTCCTACCGCGATGATCGCAATGGCGGACACATTGAAGCCATTTGCAAAAGAAGCTATCGCGGAATTGAAAAAAATGGGCAAAGAGATCGTGATGATTACTGGCGATAATAAAAAAACAGCAGAAGCGATCGGACGTGAAGTCGGCATCGATCGGGTGATGGCGGAAGTGTTGCCGCAAGATAAAGCAAAAATGGTTAAACAGCTTCAGGCAGAAGGAAAAACTGTCGCGATGGTGGGAGACGGTATTAATGACTCGCCTGCGCTTGCGCAAGCGGATGTCGGTATTGCAATCGGTTCGGGAACTGATGTCGCTATTGAAACGGGCGAAATCGTGCTCGTGAAAGACGATCTTCGCGACGTGGTGACCGCGATCCAACTTTCCGGAAAAACAATTAAGAAAGTTTGGCAGAATCTTTTCTGGGCGTTCTTTTATAACGTTATTGCTATTCCAGTCGCCGGAGGAATTCATCTCCTGATAACAAAGACTGCGTTCGTGGGTGGCGTCCCCGCGGCTTGGGTGATTGTGATGAGTGAAAACTTGGGAAGATTCGGAACATATTTCTTGAGCCTCTCGCAAGCAACGCTCCGCCCAGAAATCGCGGGATTCGCCATGGCATTCTCATCAGTATCAGTCGTTCTCAACTCCCTCCTCCTCAAGCGTTATGTCCCGCCGATTGAGAAGGGCGTTAAGTAA
- a CDS encoding thioredoxin family protein, whose product MKPITLEELSSPGCHNCKAFEEFWHSVEKDWPNVSYKNVSIMDSEGQEIAQKYMIFASPGIIINGELWATGGFDKEKFITYITELSK is encoded by the coding sequence ATGAAACCAATCACTCTTGAGGAATTATCATCGCCGGGTTGTCACAACTGCAAGGCATTTGAGGAATTTTGGCATTCAGTGGAGAAAGACTGGCCTAACGTTTCTTACAAAAATGTAAGTATCATGGATTCAGAAGGGCAAGAGATTGCGCAGAAATATATGATATTTGCTTCACCAGGGATTATCATAAACGGGGAATTATGGGCGACAGGAGGGTTTGATAAAGAAAAATTTATTACGTACATCACAGAACTTTCAAAATAA